Within the Streptomyces sp. NBC_00554 genome, the region GGGTTCCAGGTGGCGAAGGCCGTCCCGCCGCAGGCGGCGAGGAGGGTGAGGGCCAGGCCGCCCGCCGCGAGGGCCCGGCGGGGCCGGCGGTAGACCGCGAGACCGAGCGCGGTGGCGCCGGAGACGACGGCCACGCAGGACCGTACGGCCAGGTCGAGCGTGCCGTGCTCCACGTCCTGCGCGACCTCCTCCTGGAGACCGGAGAGCCGCTCGGGGTGATCGACCAGCGCCTGCGAGCGCACCGGGTCGAGCCGGTCCACGTCCACGTCGAGCCGCAGCGGGGCCTGGTGGCTGCGCAGCTCCAGCGCGCCGAGCGGGGCCACGTTGATCTTCGTGCCGCCGTCGAGGGAGGGCCGCAGGGTCATGGTGGTGTCCATGGGGCCGACCGGCACGCGTACGTTGCCCACGATCAGCAGCCCCAGCCAGGCGCCGAGCAGTACGACGGTCATGAGGCCGAGGACTCGGGCGTACGGGTGGGGCTGGTCGACGAGTTCGGTCGCCGGGTGGGGGCGGCGGGCGCGGTAGCGGCGGGTGAGTGCGAGGGCTCGGGGGGCCGTCCGGAGACTCCGGGCGCGGTTCCGTCGAGTCCTTCGTATGCGGTGCAGGGCGGTGGTCACGGCAGCGAGGACGCGGGCCATTGGTCCCGTATGCCCAGTGTGGGCGTGGGTATGCGGCGCCGCCCCGGCTCTCGTACGGGGGCGTCCGCGACTCTCGTAGCGGGGCTTCGTACCGTGAAATGGCCGTGTGCACGAGATTCCGTCGTACACCTCTTCGGAAGGCCTTCGGCTGATCGGGTGAGCGGCCCGTAGGGCTTGCTGCTAGCCCGCGGTCCCGGCGTCCCTGAGATCAGCCCCAGCCCAGCTCATGAAGCCGCTCGTCATCGATCCCGAAGTGGTGGGCAATCTCGTGGATCACGGTCACGGCGACCTCGTGCACGACCTCGTCCGGGGTCTTGCACATCCGCAGTGTGGGGCCCATGTAGATCGAAATGCGGTCCGGGAGCACGCCCGCGTACCACTCGCCACGGTCCGTGAGCGGGGTGCCCTCGTAGAGGCCCAGCAGCTCGGGGTCGTCGGCTGGAGGCTCGTCCTCGACGAACACGGCGACGTTGTCCATGACCCGGGTCAGCTCGGGCGGGATCTGGTCGAGGGCTTGGCTTACGAGCTCTTCGAAGGCTTCGCGCGTCATTTCCAGCACTAGGCCATTGTCCGGGACGATCGCTCTAGTGGGTGCGGTTCAGTCGGCGAACTGGCCCGCTACCGCAGGCCCGGGGGCAGCTT harbors:
- a CDS encoding metallopeptidase family protein, with amino-acid sequence MLEMTREAFEELVSQALDQIPPELTRVMDNVAVFVEDEPPADDPELLGLYEGTPLTDRGEWYAGVLPDRISIYMGPTLRMCKTPDEVVHEVAVTVIHEIAHHFGIDDERLHELGWG